The proteins below are encoded in one region of Methanofollis aquaemaris:
- a CDS encoding MBL fold metallo-hydrolase, whose protein sequence is MQEDAARPPTRIIRVPLRMMSAYLVLEEGVIVVDTGYPGSEETILEKLRETGSAPEGVTLILLTHCHADHAGSAAALRQRTGARIAIHCLDAENLRNGLQGQIHPLSMVGRLTGWFFEREAYSRYPACEPDILIKDELDLAPFGVRGRVITTAGHTPGSVSAVLESGDALVGDLINPSILSGKPGLPFWGESEEEIRESVRKVLACRPKQIYLAHGGMYQATRVREAFGP, encoded by the coding sequence ATGCAAGAAGACGCAGCCCGACCGCCCACCAGGATCATCCGGGTGCCTCTGCGGATGATGAGCGCTTATCTGGTGCTGGAAGAGGGAGTGATCGTGGTCGATACGGGGTACCCCGGGAGCGAGGAGACGATCCTGGAAAAACTCAGAGAGACGGGCTCAGCCCCTGAAGGCGTCACCCTCATCCTCCTCACCCACTGTCATGCCGACCATGCCGGGAGCGCCGCGGCCCTGCGACAGAGGACCGGAGCCCGAATCGCGATTCATTGTCTGGACGCAGAAAATCTCAGGAACGGCCTTCAGGGTCAGATCCATCCGCTCAGTATGGTGGGGAGACTGACCGGGTGGTTCTTCGAGCGGGAGGCATACTCCAGGTACCCTGCCTGCGAGCCCGACATTCTCATCAAGGACGAACTCGACCTGGCGCCCTTCGGTGTCAGGGGCAGGGTGATTACGACGGCCGGCCACACCCCCGGCAGTGTCTCGGCCGTCCTGGAGAGTGGCGATGCCCTCGTCGGGGATCTCATCAACCCTTCGATCCTGTCAGGAAAGCCCGGCCTTCCCTTCTGGGGGGAGAGCGAGGAAGAGATCAGAGAGAGTGTCAGAAAAGTGCTGGCCTGCAGGCCCAAGCAGATCTATCTCGCACACGGGGGGATGTACCAGGCCACAAGAGTGAGGGAAGCGTTCGGGCCCTGA
- a CDS encoding DEAD/DEAH box helicase: MQEYCGFSSFPISPNILKAIEDMGFEEPTPIQKLAIPQILEGKDVTGQAQTGTGKTAAFGIPLVEKISPEDPRTQALILSPTRELALQTSGEIKRLSRHQGNLSVVPIYGGQPIGRQFGALRHGAQIIVGTPGRVIDHLERGTLSLDAVQTVVLDEADQMLDMGFREDIERILSETPEDRQTVLFSATMPGPIRDISRRFQRDPAFVRVQQKEMTVPQVEQLSVTVRGREKPEVLSMLLQIYNPELTIVFCNTKQGVDDLTTQLHTLGVRAEALHGGMKQVQRDRVMGRFRNDAIDVLIATDVAARGIDVEDVELVINYDLPQDIEYYIHRIGRTARAGRGGRAITFVGPRDGYRLRAIQRHSRARIHNLPVPTKRDVEESRMRNLAEKVRQTIEEGDLDRYAGIVDRVIGEDDLSAQDVAAALLKMMLSHGTTRPKSTAAEPEDRGEVEVGMTRLHLNAGKDRNIRPKDIVGALAGETGIPGRSIGAIRIEDNNTFVEVPEESAKTIVERMKGKSIGSVRLIGGTCLTIATPTNR, encoded by the coding sequence ATGCAAGAATATTGTGGCTTCTCAAGTTTTCCCATCTCCCCGAATATCCTCAAGGCAATAGAAGATATGGGCTTTGAGGAGCCAACACCTATCCAGAAACTCGCTATCCCTCAGATCTTGGAAGGAAAGGACGTGACCGGTCAGGCCCAGACCGGTACTGGCAAGACGGCGGCATTCGGGATTCCGCTCGTCGAAAAGATCAGTCCAGAGGATCCCCGGACACAGGCGTTGATTCTCTCTCCGACGCGCGAACTTGCCCTCCAGACCTCAGGCGAGATCAAAAGGCTTTCCCGCCACCAGGGAAATCTCTCTGTCGTTCCGATCTATGGAGGTCAACCGATCGGAAGACAGTTCGGAGCACTGCGGCACGGGGCGCAGATCATTGTCGGGACACCGGGACGGGTGATCGATCACCTGGAGCGCGGTACTCTCTCTCTTGACGCTGTGCAGACCGTCGTCCTCGACGAGGCCGACCAGATGCTGGACATGGGTTTCAGGGAGGACATCGAGCGGATCCTCTCGGAGACTCCGGAAGACCGCCAGACCGTCCTCTTCTCGGCGACGATGCCGGGACCGATCCGGGATATCTCGCGCCGCTTCCAGCGAGACCCGGCGTTTGTACGGGTGCAGCAGAAAGAGATGACCGTCCCGCAAGTCGAGCAACTCTCGGTGACGGTGCGGGGGAGGGAGAAGCCCGAGGTGCTCTCCATGCTCCTCCAGATCTACAACCCGGAACTTACGATCGTCTTCTGCAACACCAAGCAGGGTGTGGACGACCTCACCACTCAGCTCCATACCCTCGGGGTCAGGGCTGAGGCGCTCCACGGCGGGATGAAGCAGGTGCAGCGCGATCGGGTGATGGGCAGGTTCAGGAACGACGCCATCGATGTGCTCATCGCCACCGACGTCGCCGCCAGGGGGATCGATGTCGAGGACGTGGAGTTGGTCATCAACTACGACCTTCCCCAGGACATAGAATATTATATCCACCGGATCGGGCGGACGGCCAGGGCCGGGCGTGGCGGCCGTGCGATCACCTTTGTCGGACCGCGGGACGGCTACCGGCTGAGGGCGATCCAGCGCCATTCCAGGGCCAGGATCCACAACCTCCCGGTCCCGACCAAGCGGGATGTTGAGGAGAGCAGAATGCGCAATCTGGCTGAAAAGGTCAGGCAGACGATCGAGGAAGGAGACCTTGACCGGTACGCCGGGATCGTCGACCGGGTGATCGGCGAGGATGATCTCTCCGCCCAGGATGTTGCGGCGGCCCTCCTGAAGATGATGCTCAGTCATGGGACGACGCGGCCAAAGTCAACTGCTGCGGAACCTGAGGATAGGGGAGAAGTCGAGGTCGGAATGACTCGTCTCCACCTCAATGCCGGCAAAGACCGCAACATCAGACCCAAGGATATTGTTGGGGCTCTGGCCGGTGAGACCGGGATTCCGGGACGGTCCATCGGGGCGATCCGGATCGAAGACAACAACACTTTCGTCGAGGTGCCCGAGGAGTCCGCAAAGACCATCGTCGAGCGGATGAAGGGAAAGAGCATCGGGAGCGTCCGTCTCATCGGCGGAACGTGCCTCACCATCGCGACGCCGACTAATCGGTGA
- a CDS encoding RNA-guided endonuclease InsQ/TnpB family protein — MLTTKTVILKMDCPDTDLLDRTVQAYTEGMNYVSAVVYKLGKPRGSAALQKIVYPTLREQIGLKSQMSCNVVRQVTGTYQTLQKQIKAKKTTWQQITYTPSTMTFSFGRDFTLDRDEIGLTTLEGRRKYHFFRYSHMEQYLDGSWKFGASKLVKHQDGTYYFHLCCERETKTREVMESSTFMGVDVGQTFLAVASTTDKKCRFFCGGKAKDLRNIYSNMRKRLQSKGTRSAKRMLNHLSGRERRLMTDMNHRVSKEIVEFAVQNNVDVIGLEDLSGIRDRTETSKKQRYTHHSWAFFELQSFIEYKAGEKGISTVHVDPAYTSQTCPRCNHISKNNRHRKSFVCECCGHSLHADLIGARNIESRARTYRYTLEVQGCSQPPTRELSTR; from the coding sequence GTGCTCACCACAAAGACTGTCATCCTCAAGATGGACTGTCCTGATACCGATCTCCTTGACCGGACGGTACAGGCCTACACCGAGGGGATGAATTACGTCTCTGCGGTCGTGTACAAACTCGGGAAACCCAGGGGTTCTGCTGCCCTCCAGAAGATCGTCTACCCGACCCTCCGGGAACAGATTGGTCTCAAGTCCCAGATGTCCTGCAACGTCGTCCGACAGGTCACGGGAACCTACCAGACACTCCAGAAGCAGATCAAGGCAAAGAAGACCACGTGGCAGCAGATCACATACACCCCCAGCACGATGACCTTCTCCTTCGGACGGGACTTCACTCTCGACAGAGACGAGATCGGGCTTACCACCCTCGAAGGCCGAAGAAAGTATCATTTCTTCCGGTATTCTCACATGGAGCAATATCTCGACGGATCGTGGAAGTTTGGAGCTTCAAAGTTGGTGAAACACCAGGACGGGACGTATTACTTCCACCTCTGTTGTGAGAGGGAGACCAAGACCCGTGAGGTTATGGAGTCATCGACTTTCATGGGGGTTGATGTGGGCCAGACCTTCCTTGCGGTTGCCTCGACAACCGACAAAAAGTGTCGGTTTTTCTGTGGCGGGAAAGCCAAGGATCTCCGAAACATCTATTCTAACATGCGGAAACGGTTGCAGTCGAAGGGCACCCGGTCGGCAAAGAGGATGCTGAACCACCTCTCTGGCCGGGAGAGACGGCTTATGACTGATATGAACCACCGTGTTTCTAAGGAGATTGTTGAGTTTGCTGTTCAGAACAATGTTGATGTGATTGGACTGGAGGATCTTTCCGGGATCAGGGATCGGACAGAAACCTCGAAGAAGCAGAGATATACACATCACTCCTGGGCGTTCTTTGAACTTCAGTCCTTTATCGAGTACAAAGCAGGGGAAAAAGGCATATCAACGGTTCACGTCGATCCGGCCTATACCTCTCAGACCTGTCCTCGATGCAATCATATCAGCAAGAACAACAGGCACAGGAAATCGTTTGTCTGCGAATGTTGTGGACACTCGCTTCATGCCGACCTGATCGGGGCTCGGAACATTGAGTCCAGAGCACGCACCTACAGGTATACCTTGGAGGTGCAGGGGTGCAGTCAACCACCCACACGAGAACTATCGACACGATAG
- a CDS encoding PHP domain-containing protein — MSSRTTPADRFQTTDTDSECIGLDMHVHTSHSPDAVVGADAVVRAWQTHRVLALVCDHDTVRGSEEVYRRIRETDPDVPFIRAEEISTAEGEVIGAFLTEEIPPGLPAAETVDLIRAQGAISIVPHPFCAFRSSAIERRALEEIIGRVDIIEGYNARNISPEANRAAQAYGRTHKKMLSVGSDAHLPFELCRTFVELEPFEGPEDLLAHLKKGTVHFMATDPAVHTVSRAVKAVKCSCLLHGNHGICGHV, encoded by the coding sequence ATGTCATCGAGGACCACACCCGCTGATCGCTTTCAGACGACTGACACAGACAGTGAGTGCATCGGGCTTGACATGCATGTCCACACCTCCCACTCGCCCGACGCCGTGGTAGGGGCGGATGCCGTCGTCCGGGCATGGCAGACGCACCGGGTTCTGGCACTGGTCTGCGACCACGACACCGTCCGCGGCTCCGAAGAGGTCTACCGCCGGATCAGGGAGACCGACCCCGACGTACCCTTCATCCGCGCCGAGGAGATCTCGACGGCCGAAGGGGAGGTGATCGGCGCCTTCCTCACCGAGGAGATCCCACCGGGCCTCCCCGCCGCCGAGACCGTCGACCTGATCCGGGCGCAGGGTGCCATCTCGATCGTCCCCCACCCCTTCTGCGCCTTCAGGTCAAGCGCCATCGAGAGGCGCGCCCTTGAAGAGATCATCGGTCGGGTCGACATCATCGAGGGCTACAATGCCAGGAACATCTCGCCGGAGGCGAATCGTGCGGCCCAGGCGTACGGCCGGACCCACAAAAAAATGCTCTCGGTCGGTTCGGATGCCCACCTCCCCTTCGAACTCTGCCGCACCTTTGTTGAACTCGAACCCTTCGAGGGACCAGAAGATCTCCTCGCTCACCTCAAGAAAGGGACCGTCCATTTCATGGCCACCGATCCCGCAGTGCACACCGTTTCCCGGGCGGTGAAGGCCGTGAAGTGTTCCTGTCTTCTTCATGGAAATCACGGTATTTGCGGTCACGTATAA
- a CDS encoding NAD(P)/FAD-dependent oxidoreductase — MDMIRILGAGPAGLSAAVTLAKAGYNVEVYEKREDAGMRFKGDLQGLENWSDPTDVIERLEMIGIRPAFEHRPYPCLSVSDGQEVLPFACQKPAFYLVRRGSEPGSLDHALKEQAHDAGAEIRFNETLPEEKADIVATGPDRRGVHAVAKGYTFSTSMDDLAYGLVNTAASRNGYAYLLVMNGRGCLCTMLTRCFDEAGACLAEAEQTFSRLVDLEVRDPEPCGGVGRFVLPPHFQDQGRRYAGEAAGLQDPFWGFGILYALRSGHLAAQSIIKDLDYGHAAEEAFGDLLKAGVVNRYLWDRYGPENYAGIYRRLRGVTDPLPYLRSFYTFNTYQRLLYRKARRHMKERYGTVPAA; from the coding sequence ATGGATATGATCCGGATCCTGGGTGCAGGCCCGGCCGGGCTCTCGGCGGCCGTCACCCTGGCGAAGGCGGGGTACAATGTGGAGGTGTACGAAAAACGGGAGGACGCCGGGATGCGCTTCAAGGGCGATCTCCAGGGCCTGGAAAACTGGTCGGATCCCACCGACGTCATCGAGCGCCTCGAAATGATCGGGATCAGGCCCGCGTTCGAGCACCGCCCCTACCCCTGTCTCTCAGTCTCCGACGGTCAGGAAGTGCTCCCCTTTGCCTGTCAGAAACCTGCCTTCTATCTGGTCAGGCGGGGGAGCGAACCCGGCAGTCTTGACCATGCCCTCAAAGAGCAGGCCCACGATGCCGGGGCCGAGATCAGGTTCAATGAGACCCTCCCGGAGGAGAAAGCCGACATCGTGGCCACCGGTCCCGACAGGCGGGGGGTGCATGCCGTCGCAAAGGGCTACACCTTCTCGACCTCGATGGACGACCTTGCCTACGGGCTTGTCAATACCGCCGCCTCCAGAAACGGGTATGCCTACCTCCTGGTGATGAACGGCCGCGGCTGCCTCTGCACGATGCTGACCAGGTGCTTCGATGAGGCGGGGGCCTGCCTGGCAGAGGCCGAGCAGACCTTCTCCAGACTTGTCGACCTGGAGGTGCGGGATCCAGAACCCTGCGGTGGGGTGGGGAGGTTTGTCCTGCCGCCGCACTTCCAGGATCAGGGAAGACGGTACGCCGGGGAGGCTGCCGGCCTCCAGGACCCCTTCTGGGGTTTTGGGATCCTGTACGCCCTCAGGTCCGGCCACCTCGCCGCGCAGAGTATCATCAAGGACCTCGACTACGGCCACGCCGCAGAGGAGGCCTTCGGCGATCTGCTGAAGGCGGGGGTGGTCAACCGCTACCTCTGGGACCGGTATGGTCCGGAGAATTATGCCGGGATCTACCGGAGGCTCAGGGGAGTGACAGACCCGCTGCCGTACCTCCGTTCATTCTACACCTTCAACACCTACCAGAGGTTGCTGTATCGCAAGGCAAGACGGCACATGAAGGAGCGGTACGGGACAGTGCCGGCGGCATGA
- a CDS encoding YqhA family protein, with the protein MLFISGSIEVVTTLTHSISIADASVMHEEILIGIVGAIDFYLIGVVLLIFSFGIYELFISKIDIARKEGDYNNILEIYTLDDLKSKIIKVIIMVLIVSFFQRVLTMEFNTSQDMLFMALSILAISLGVYFMHKHRV; encoded by the coding sequence GTGCTTTTTATCTCGGGTTCGATCGAGGTCGTCACGACCCTGACGCACAGCATCTCGATCGCCGATGCCTCAGTCATGCATGAGGAGATCCTGATCGGGATCGTCGGGGCCATCGATTTCTATCTGATCGGTGTCGTGCTGTTGATCTTCAGTTTCGGGATCTACGAACTCTTCATCTCAAAGATCGATATCGCACGCAAAGAAGGAGATTACAACAACATCCTCGAGATCTATACCCTCGACGACCTCAAAAGCAAGATCATCAAGGTCATCATCATGGTGCTGATCGTCAGTTTCTTCCAGCGGGTGCTCACGATGGAGTTCAATACCTCACAGGACATGCTCTTCATGGCTCTCTCGATCCTGGCGATCTCGCTTGGCGTCTATTTCATGCACAAGCACAGGGTTTGA
- a CDS encoding LbetaH domain-containing protein: MMRKTLVASLVLVAIAVLGVGAVTAVEEDDFKVVVAMATGQYDPSVPPEEGDLAMWFHKDIMGRTDEEINTTRDEATAYFEETFGMNFTTVPEPVAFGVDPRNEYRVYYITGMDVPMEGWVLRDGGFMVTIENETTLYGTWGGEEGKVVPAGALFVYGDYNINVTNETMENVTDETLMNYSGVFMAQMDENMTNGENATVDENITDGENVTGDENMTDGENVTVDENVTVDENITVDENVTVDENVTVDENVTVDENVTIEPEPIVIEPEPAVEPIIIHYQSAEPIIPDMVNEGLAFRCITIAPWGEGIAQGISYPQTVDNMTQANIRNIQTYPAYAPAGADVQS; encoded by the coding sequence ATGATGCGAAAAACACTTGTGGCGTCACTTGTTCTGGTGGCCATCGCGGTCCTCGGGGTGGGTGCCGTCACTGCTGTCGAAGAGGACGACTTTAAAGTCGTCGTCGCGATGGCAACCGGGCAGTATGACCCGTCTGTCCCGCCCGAGGAAGGCGATCTTGCGATGTGGTTCCACAAGGATATCATGGGCCGCACAGACGAGGAGATCAACACGACCAGAGACGAGGCGACGGCCTACTTTGAGGAGACCTTCGGCATGAACTTCACCACAGTCCCTGAACCGGTCGCATTCGGTGTCGACCCGAGGAATGAGTACAGGGTCTACTATATCACCGGCATGGATGTCCCGATGGAGGGGTGGGTGCTGCGTGACGGCGGATTCATGGTGACGATCGAGAACGAGACGACACTCTATGGTACCTGGGGAGGCGAGGAAGGGAAGGTCGTGCCTGCGGGTGCGCTCTTCGTCTATGGTGACTACAACATCAACGTGACCAACGAGACCATGGAGAATGTCACCGATGAGACTTTAATGAATTACTCGGGTGTTTTCATGGCTCAGATGGATGAGAACATGACCAATGGTGAGAACGCGACCGTCGATGAGAACATCACTGATGGTGAAAATGTCACCGGCGATGAGAACATGACCGATGGTGAGAATGTGACCGTCGATGAAAACGTGACCGTCGATGAAAATATCACCGTTGACGAGAATGTGACGGTCGATGAAAACGTCACCGTTGATGAAAATGTGACCGTCGACGAGAATGTCACTATCGAACCGGAACCGATCGTCATCGAGCCTGAGCCCGCCGTCGAGCCGATCATCATCCACTACCAGTCTGCAGAGCCGATCATTCCTGACATGGTGAACGAAGGTCTCGCGTTCCGCTGCATCACCATCGCACCATGGGGCGAGGGGATTGCACAGGGCATCTCCTACCCGCAGACCGTCGACAACATGACTCAGGCAAACATCCGCAATATCCAGACCTACCCGGCGTACGCACCGGCAGGTGCCGATGTCCAGAGTTAA
- a CDS encoding ketopantoate reductase family protein: MTEAKRPVVLILGAGGVGLSLAGALAGVARVAVACRPRHAATVRRDGLVMEGVWGDRIVREIACIAGPEEAPSAPDLVIITAKGFDTRAICEEYAAVLRGSTVASLQNGIGNEEIIAEYAGTVIGGTVTTNFSVVGDGHVKAKSQSSPMVLGLWSGPDDESLQRLVALIRSAGILVEAVNDIRSAKWSKSLLNLSVNPICALLSIPVGKAADLRLRSVIEHIVSETFAVMEAGGVRTAWPSAKDYLDYLFSVQVPDFATAYPSMYYDIQAGRKTEIDLLNGYVAGQGERLGIQTPYNRCIADLIRFREIDGK, translated from the coding sequence ATGACTGAGGCAAAACGACCTGTTGTCCTGATCCTTGGTGCGGGAGGGGTGGGCCTCTCTCTTGCCGGGGCACTTGCGGGGGTCGCCAGGGTTGCCGTCGCATGCAGGCCGCGCCATGCTGCGACGGTCCGAAGAGACGGTCTCGTGATGGAAGGGGTCTGGGGGGACCGCATCGTCCGTGAGATCGCCTGCATCGCCGGTCCCGAGGAGGCCCCGTCTGCACCGGATCTCGTCATCATCACAGCGAAGGGCTTTGATACCAGGGCGATCTGCGAGGAATACGCCGCCGTGCTCAGGGGAAGCACCGTTGCCAGTCTCCAGAACGGGATCGGCAACGAGGAGATCATCGCCGAATATGCCGGAACCGTCATCGGCGGCACGGTCACCACCAACTTCTCGGTCGTCGGCGACGGGCATGTGAAGGCGAAGAGTCAGAGCAGCCCGATGGTCCTTGGCCTCTGGTCAGGCCCCGATGACGAGAGTCTCCAACGCCTTGTCGCCCTGATACGCTCGGCCGGCATTCTCGTCGAGGCCGTGAACGACATCAGGTCGGCAAAATGGTCGAAGTCGCTCCTGAACCTCTCGGTAAATCCGATCTGCGCCCTCCTCTCCATACCGGTCGGGAAGGCGGCCGACCTTCGTCTGCGGAGCGTGATCGAGCATATCGTCTCCGAAACCTTCGCCGTGATGGAAGCAGGGGGCGTCAGGACGGCATGGCCGTCTGCAAAAGACTACCTCGACTACCTCTTCTCGGTGCAGGTTCCCGACTTCGCCACCGCCTACCCCTCGATGTATTATGATATCCAGGCGGGGCGAAAGACCGAGATCGACCTCCTCAACGGCTACGTCGCCGGGCAGGGGGAGAGACTCGGGATCCAGACCCCATACAACCGGTGTATCGCCGACCTCATCCGGTTCAGGGAGATCGACGGCAAATGA